The following DNA comes from Methanophagales archaeon.
CCCCCGACCCTTCCCCTCTCCCTCCCTTCTCCACCACTCAGAATCCAACCATGAATAAAAAGCACGCTCAGGATGTGGCATTAAACCCAGTATGTTCCCCTCTTGATTGCAGATCGCGGCGATATTGTAAATAGAACCGTTAGGATTCCAGGGATAGGATGCATAATTGCCATCTGGGTCCACATACCGGAATACTATCTGGTCGTTATCCTCCATGCGTTGCACATATCTCTCATTCGCAATGAAGAACCTACCCTCGGCATGTGCACATGGCATCTTCAATATGGAGCCATGCTCTATACCGCGTGTGAAGATGCATTTGCCACGGTTTTCATGCTTTATGAGTGTGGGGCGGCATTCAAAATGTGCAGAACTGTTCGTTGTCAATACTGCGCGCACACCATCGTCAGTACCGGGTAGCAGCCCGAGTTCCACAAGTACCTGGAATCCGTTGCATATACCCAATATAGGTTTTCCCTCCGTTACAAACTCCTCTATCTCATCGCCCAGACTGCCTCTCAATCGTGCTGCAAATATCGCACCAGCGCGTACATAATCGCCCGCAGAGAAACCTCCGGGAATCACCAGCAGGTCGTAATCAGCAAGAAACCTCCTGTCCCGCTCTTTCACTGCGCCTGTCAATTGGTTGAGATGCACTATCTCAGCCGAAGCGCCCAGTCGAGCGAAAGCGAGACAAGTCTCAAATTCACAGTTCGTACCTTCTATTTGGAGTATACATACCCTTATCATCGCTTCTATTCTTCTATTCTTTTGTTATATGATTGAATATATATGAGCAGGCTTATAGAGAGTGACAGAGATAAAATGGATGAGGGCGCACAAAAAGTAAGGGCGCACGTATTCATAAAAGGGCGAGTGCAGGGTGTACTATTCCGATACGCAACGAGAGATGAAGCGAACTTGAGGGGGGTTAAGGGCTGGGTGAGGAATCTTAGCGATGGCAGGGTTGAAGCGGTCTTCGAGGGAGATAAGAACAAGGTGGATGAATTGATTGAGTTTTGCCATTATGGCCCGCCAGCGGCGAAGGTATCATCTGTGGAAGTGAGATGGGAGGACTACACAGGCGAGTTTCGGGATTTCCGTATTCGGTATCGGTAACTGCACACATTCTACACTCCCCACTTCACTATAGAAAAGTCAATTCTATACCAGCACGGCGTAGATACTCCAATCCTTCCCTATCACTATATTCGCCTGACATCACCACGCGCTTTATACCCGCATTTATTATCAGTTTGGCACAGATCTTGCAGGGATATGAATTCACATATAGAGTAGCGCATTCTGCATCTCTGCCTGCCTGGAGTAGCGCATTCTGCTCTGCATGAACGCCTATGCACTCCTCATGCCTCTCTCCCGATGCGATCTTCAACTTATCGCGTCGGCACCCGACGTCAAGACAATGAGGAAATCCCTTTGGTGCACCATTATAGCCCGTGGATATTATAATATTGTTCTTGACCACCAATGCGCCTATCTGCCTTCTTAAGCATGTAGAACGCTTCGCCACGTCCTCCACAATGCTCATCCAATAATCGTCCCAGGGTATTCGCTCAGTACTCATTTATCATTTATATACTCATAGAAGAGATAAATCCTCTATATAAAGAAGGAGGGGGTTGTGATAACAGAGTCGGACATAACAATAACAATTGAAGAGTTCGTAGAAGAAGTAAGAAGGGAGAGAAGTGGGGATATAGGGGCTATTGTCACCTTCCTGGGCGTGGTCCGTGGTGGAGCGGGGATAAAGGGCATGGAAGTAGAAGTGAGGGACGAGGACGAGCTGGAGAGATTGAAACGGGATGTTCTGGCGAGGTTCGAGATTGAAGCAGTGAAGGTTGTACATCGCAAGGGGCGTTTGAGAGTGGGTGAAGGTATCGTTCTCGTTCTCGTAGCTTCGAAGCACCGTAAGGATGCATTCAGAGCCTGTGAATACATGGTAGATAAGTTGAAGGTGGGGACATACATAAAAGAGAGGGAGATATCGTGAGTATCACAATCACAGTATTATGTTTATATCACGTCCGCAAGCGGGGCATCTGGGGCTTCTTATTCTTCGCTTCACACGATAGTCCATACGGAGGATGAGCAACTCGCCACATCCAGGGCAGTATGTATTCTCGTATTGATGCCCCGGGATGTTCCCCAGATATACATACTCGATACCCGCATCTTTA
Coding sequences within:
- the purQ gene encoding phosphoribosylformylglycinamidine synthase subunit PurQ; the encoded protein is MIRVCILQIEGTNCEFETCLAFARLGASAEIVHLNQLTGAVKERDRRFLADYDLLVIPGGFSAGDYVRAGAIFAARLRGSLGDEIEEFVTEGKPILGICNGFQVLVELGLLPGTDDGVRAVLTTNSSAHFECRPTLIKHENRGKCIFTRGIEHGSILKMPCAHAEGRFFIANERYVQRMEDNDQIVFRYVDPDGNYASYPWNPNGSIYNIAAICNQEGNILGLMPHPERAFYSWLDSEWWRREGEGKGRG
- a CDS encoding acylphosphatase: MDEGAQKVRAHVFIKGRVQGVLFRYATRDEANLRGVKGWVRNLSDGRVEAVFEGDKNKVDELIEFCHYGPPAAKVSSVEVRWEDYTGEFRDFRIRYR
- a CDS encoding dCMP deaminase family protein gives rise to the protein MSTERIPWDDYWMSIVEDVAKRSTCLRRQIGALVVKNNIIISTGYNGAPKGFPHCLDVGCRRDKLKIASGERHEECIGVHAEQNALLQAGRDAECATLYVNSYPCKICAKLIINAGIKRVVMSGEYSDREGLEYLRRAGIELTFL
- a CDS encoding molybdenum cofactor biosynthesis protein MoaE, whose translation is MITESDITITIEEFVEEVRRERSGDIGAIVTFLGVVRGGAGIKGMEVEVRDEDELERLKRDVLARFEIEAVKVVHRKGRLRVGEGIVLVLVASKHRKDAFRACEYMVDKLKVGTYIKEREIS